The genomic window TGATCAGCGGTGCGAGGCCCCCCGGCACATATACGCCCACCCGTGAGAGGGGGCGCACCAATTGGCCCAGCGCTCCGCCCGGCCCGTGATCGATCCAGCCGTGGGCAGGCTGCTTTTGGTAAAAATCGGTGACGCGCCGGATAGCCAGCCGAATGGCGGCGTGCAGTTCGGGGTCGATCTCGGCGGCGGCGATGTCCTCGGCGCTGACTTTCAGGGTGGGCCGGAAGCCGTCGACCTTCTGCGTCCAGTCGAGCAGGGCCTCGTCGCCGCGCACTTTGACGTCGGCCAGAATGCGCTCCACGACCTGTTCGGGCGTCAGGCGCTCACCGTAAAGCTGTTCGTTACGCGCCAGGACGCTTTCTGGCACGGGGATTTCGCTGAAGTTGCGGCTGAGTGCGTGCCTTGCGGCGTCGCCCTGAAGAATTTGCATCGGGTACGTCTCCTTGCGGGGTGGGGGAGGGGTGAAGTCAGCTTTGAGCCCATTGAGAAAGGCTGGGCAGCACCGGCTTCTAAGATAGCGGCGGCTGAAGTCGTCACAGCTTGGATGGTCTTTGCTGGCGCTTCTTCACAGAATCTTCACAACCGCTTCTCCTCCTCTTCACGCCCGACCCGTACTGTCGCGCTATGCCGCTTTGTGCCCAGATCTCCCCCCAATACCACCGCCGCCAGCGCTTGACAAAACAATGGTAAGTGAGTCCATACTTACTTATGGCCCGACCACGCACCATCAGCGATCAGCAAATTGTGGACGCGGCCCGTGAAGTCTTTTTGGAACATGGTTTTTCGGCCACGACCGCTGAAATCGCTCGCCGCGCCGGCGTTTCGGAAGGCACGCTTTTTAAGCGCTTTGCCACCAAGGAGGAACTCTTCGCCCAAACTGTCGGCCTGCATCACGTTCACGACTGGCACAAAGAGATGCGGGCGCTGATCGGTAGGGGCGATATGCGCTCCAACTTGGAGCAAGTTTCTTTGCTGATCGTCACGATGGCCCGTCAGGTGTTGCCGCAACTGATGATGATGTGGTCGCGCGGCCAAGTCCCGCCGGTTCATTTCAAGGGAGGCCACGACCCGGTCAGCGCCGACACGGCCGTGATCGCTCAGTATTTGCGGGCGGAAGTCGGGCTGGGGCGGCTGCGCCCAGTGGACTGCGAAGTGGTGGCTGACGCCCTGATGGGAGCGCTGACCAATCGCATCCACCGCGAACTCCTACAGGGCAGTGGGATCGACGCCGAGTACTTTGTCAAGACGATGCTGGATTTCTGGTGGCCGGGCTTGGCACCGCCGGCACCCCAAGATCCTTCATCCAAAAGTGAGTAGACACACGCTAGACCAAACCGTTAGAACAAATTGCTGCGCCCGAACTGCCTTCCCGCCCTCCTTCTTTGTTTTGACTGCTCCGCCGAGGTGAATGCGCTTGAACGCTCTCCCACGAACTTCCCCGCTTGTCCGGAGCCGCACGGCCAACCAGAGCACCGTGACACTGAGTGCCGCGCTGCTGTGCGCGTCGCTGCTCGGTTCGGCTCTGTTCGGCTCTGCGCTGGCCCAAACGGCTCCGTTGGCTGCGCCGCCCGTGACGGCCACCCCCGCCGCCGCGCCCACACCGCCCGCCGCGCTGGTCAATCCGGTGCTGAACTTTGACCAAGTGCAGCAGGCCATCAAGACCTCTCCCGGCTGGCGCAGCGCCGAGGAAAATTACCGCGCCGCACAGTACAACCTCGACGCCGCCCGCGCCCGCACCGGACTCAGCCTCAGTGTGGGAGCCAGCGCGACGGCAGGCAAAACCCCGCTGGACGGCGGCGATTACAAGGCCGCCGCCACCCTGACCGGCCAAGTCGGGGCCGCCGTATTGCCGTGGGGCAGCGCCTTTGATCCGCTTCGCGCCGCTGAGCGTGCGCTGAGCCGCGCCGCCTTTGACTTGCAGGAGAGCCGCCAAACGCTGCTGCTCACTGCCCTGCAAAATTATCTGGCCGCCCAGAGCGCTGCCACGCAGGAAACGCTTACCGCTGCTCAAGCGGCGCTGGCCGCCAAGCAGCTCGACGCCGCCCAAGTTCAGCGCCAGAACAACTTGCTGAGCTTGGAGGGCCTGCTCGACCGACAGGGCAATTTGGAAAACGCCCAAGCCAGCGCCATTGCCGCGCAGGCCAACCGCGAAATCACCCAGCGGCAACTGCTCAGCGACTTGGGGCTGGACGTGGGCCTGAACCTCAAGTTAGTGCTGCCCAGTCGGGCGGCCTTGCCCGACGCGCCCGCACCTGTCGAAGACTTGCTTGCCCAGGCTTTGCAGGGCCGCAGCGAGGTTCAAAAAGCCGCCTCGCAACTCGAAGACGCCCGCGCCACCGTGGTGAGCGCCCAGCGCGACCGGTTGCCGGGGTTGTCGGCCAATCTCAATTACGGCGAACTCGGCGGCACAGGTGGGCGCAGCGTGAGCGGCAGCCTCGACTTCAAGACCGGCGTGACGGGCGCTCAAATCAGCTTTCCGCTCAAGGCCAGTGAAACGCCGATTCCCACTTCGCTTTCGCTGGGCCTGAGTGGCAGCTTTAACGTGCTGGGCAGTGCGGCGAGCGCGGCGATTGCCAGTGCCCAGAGCAGCCAGCGCAGCGCCGAGCTGGCCCTGCAAAGCGCCCGCACCAGCGTCGAGCTCGACGTGCGGCGCAAAGACAACGACGCGCTGAGCACCCGCCGTTTGGTGGAAGTGCAGCAGACCGCGCTGACCCGCGCCCAGACCGCGCTGGCCTCGGCCCGCGCCCGCTTGGAGGCTGGACTTGGTACCGCGCTTGACGTGCAGGTCGCCGATGTGGCGGTGCAAAACGCCCAAGCCAGTTTTGACCAAGCCGTCAGCAACGCCTACCTCGCCAAATTGCAACTCGACAAAGCCGCCGCCCGCTTCAACGCCGCCCTCATTCTCACCGCCGGAGCCAAACCATGACCCCACACACCCCAGTCCGTCACGCTGCCAACCGTCCCCGTCCGTTTGCCCTCAACACCCTGGCGCTTCTGGCCACCCTCAGCCTCGCGGCGCAGGCGACGGCGCAGACGAGCGCCGTTACGCTCGACCTCGCCAGCGCCGTGACCCGCGCCATTGCCAACGGGCCGGACGTGAACACCAGCCGCGCCAACTTGCAAAAAGCGCAGGCCAACAGCAAAGCCGTGCAGGCCGATCCGACCAGCATCATCACCGATCAGCTGGCCGCTCAGCAGACGCTGCAAAGCGCCACGGTGGGCATTGCCAACACCAAACTCAGCGTGATGCAAACGGTGATCTCGCAGTACCTCGGCATTTACGAAGCCGACCAGCGCACCAGCCTCAACGCCGCGCAGGTCAACTTTTACAGCCGCAGCCTGCAAATTGCCCAGGCCCGGCTTGCCGCCAAAGTCGCCACCCAACTCGACGTGACCAAGGCCCAAAACAGCCTCAGCAGCAACCAGCAAGAGCTGGCTGACGCCAAAGCCCAGCGCCCGATTGCCGCCGCTCAGCTCACCAAAACCTTGGGCCTGGGCCAGACCGCCGTGACGGTCAAAGACCCGGCTGCGCCGCCTGCGCTCAGCTCCACTCTGGCCTCGCTGCAAACTGGCCTCGATGACCGCTTGCCGTCGCTGGTGCAGGCGGCCAACGCGGTGCAGACCGCCCAACTTCAGGTCAAGGTTTCCGACAATGACTACACCCCGGCCCGCACCCTGCAAGACGCCCAAACCGCGCTCAGCAATGCCCAGCGCGACCTCGACAGTGGCCGCAAAGTCGCCCTGACCGCCCTGAACGACGCTTACCGCGCCGCCCAAAACGCCCGTGAACAAGTCGGCATCAGCGCGGCCAGCTTGGCGGCCCAGCAAACCAGCCTCAATCAGGCCCAAGCCCGCCTCAAAGCCGGAACAGCCGCCGCCATCGACGTGCAAAATGCCCAGGTTCTGTTGCTCTCGGCTCAGTTCGCGCTGACGCAGGCCCAAGACAACTCTTGGAAAGCGCTGGCCGCGCTCTCGGTGGCGGCGGGTAAAGATGTCACCGGCTTGGTGCAGTAATGCCTACGGCTAGCCGGTTTACCGCTGCCCCGCTCGCGTTGACCTTGCTCAGCGCTACCCTCCTGCTCGGGGCCTGCACCAAGCCCGCCGCCGACACACAAAAAGCGGACGCCAAGCCCAGCACCTCCAGCACCAATAATCTGGACGCCGCGCCGCCCAAGACCAATGCTCTCAAAGTCGGTGCCATCACGCCCAAGCAGGGCAAGCTGAACGTGAGCCGCACCTCCAGCGCCACCATCACCGCTGCCCAAGACAGCCAGGTGGCGGCCCTGACCGGCGGCGCGGTAACGCAGGTGCTGGCGGTGGCGGGCCAGAGCGTCAAAGCGGGCGACGTGGTGGTGCAACTCGATACCTCGGCCCTGCGCCAAACCTTGGAGAGCGCCCAGCTTCAGCTTCAAAGCGCCCAGATCAACCTGGCCCAAACCCAGCGCAACACCAATCAGGGCGATCCGCAGCTTCAATCGGCGCTGGCGGCGGCGCAGGCCAACGCCGACAAAGCCCAGCAAGACGTCACGGCCAACCGCAATTTGCTGAGCCTCGGCGGCATCAGCGCGGCTGATCTCAAAGCCAGTGAGGCCGCGCTGGCCCAAACCCAGTCGGCGCTCTCGCTGGCCAAAAACAACCTGACCCAAAACGGCCAGAGCGGCAGCGGCAGCTTGGCCCTGCTGCAAAATCAGGTCAAGAGCGCTCAGGTGTCGGTGGGGCAAGCGCAGGAAAATCTGGTGAAAGCCAGCGTCCGCGCTCCCTTTTCCGGCACCGTGGCCAGCGTCAGTGCCAAGCTCGGCGAATATGTCAACACCGGCACGGCCGTGTTTAGATTGGTGGACGGCAGCAGCCTGACCGCCGACTTCAACGTGTCGCCCAGCGACGCCGCCGCGTTGGTGGCCGGAAGCAAGCTCAACTTCGACTACGGCGGCAAAACCTACCTCGCCGTGATCAAGGAGGGAGACCGGGTGACAGGCAGTGACCGACTCGTGCCGCTGACCACCCGCTTGTTCGGCGCGAGCGCTAGCAACTTGCCAGTGGGCGGCGTGGGCCAGATGCGCTACCGCGTCTCGCTGGCGTCCGGGGCACTGCTGCCCAGCGGCGCGATTCAAAACGACAGCGGCGACAATGCCGTTTACTTGGTCAAAGGAGACGCAGCCCAGCGCCAGACCGTCAAAATTTTGGCTGAGTCGCAGGGCCAAGTGGCGGTCAGCGGCATACCGAGCGGAGCGCAAGTCATCTATCCGGTGCCGCCGAGCCTCCAAGACGGCGCGAGTATCAAGGTCGGTGAATAAAGTATGGCGGATCAGCCCAAAGGTGACGGCCCTTCAGAGAAGAGCAATTTAATCGGCAACATGCGCTCCAGGATGAAGGCCAGACAGGAGCAGAACGCGGCGACTCCCGTCAATCTGAGCAAGGGGGGTCAAGCCGCGCCGACGGACTCCCGTTCGTCTGGCTCACAGCCGCCTGGCCCGCACTCCTCCGAGCCGCTGCCCAAAATCAATCCGGCCATCAGTTTCAGCGTGTCGCGCTACGTCTTTTCAATTGGTGTGTTCGTGGCCGTGGTGCTGCTGGGCCTGCTCAACACCACCCGTCTCGGCGTGGAACTGCTCCCAAACTTTGAAGTGCCGATCTTGGCGGTGTCTACCAGTTACAGTGGCGCGACCCCTGACCAAGTCGACCGCGAGATTTCGCGCAAAATCGAAGACGCCATTAGCACCATCAGCGGCGTCTCGGACATTCGCTCGACCAGTACCAGCGGCCAGAGCGCCGTAATCATCACCTTTCAAGACGGCACCAATATCGATTCGGCGGCCAACAGCGTTTCTCAGTCGGTGGCGGCCATTCGCGGCACCTTGCCGAGTGACGCCAACGCGCCCATCGTGCAGAAATTTGATCCCAACGCCCAGCCGATTTTGACTTTGGCCCTTCAGGGCGGCACGGCGCGGGCCGCCGACGTGACCACCTACGCCAGTGACGTGTTGGTGCCGCGCCTTCAGCGGGTGGCAGGCGTGGCCGACATCACCGTATCGGGCGGGCCGACTCGCCAAATTCAGGTGCTGATCGACCCGGCCAAGTTGCAAAGCTACAACCTGACTCCGGCCCGGCTGACTCAGGCCATCAGCACCTCGGCCTTAGACCTTCCCGCCGGATCACTGACCCAAAACGGCAATTCCATCGGCTTTTCGACCCGCAACACACCCACCAGCGTGCAGGGCGTGGGGCGCATCATCGTCGATCCGCAAACCGGATTGACCGTCAGCGACGTGGCCACCGTGCGCGACACCTCGGCGGCGGCTACCAGTTACGCCCGCTTCAACGGCCAGCCCGCCGTGCTGCTGGGCGTGCGGAAGGCTTCGGGCACCAACTCGGTCTCGGTGGCCGACAGCGTGCGGGCCAGCATGGAAAGCGTCAAGTTGCCGCAGGGCTACAGCCTGTCCCTCTCCGAAGACTCGACCCGCACCACCCGCGCCACCGTCAACGACACCTTCAAGGAATTTTTGATCGGTATCGCGGCGGTGGGCGTGGTCGTGCTGCTGTTCTTGGGGCGGCTCAATACCGTCTTTGCGGTGGTGCTGGCCATTCCCATCTCGATCAGCGCCGCGCCGCTGCTCTATAACCTGTTCGGCTTTACCTTCAACCTGATTTCACTGCTGGCCATCATCGTGGCCATCGGCATCGTGGTCGACGATTCCATCGTGGTAGCCGAGAACGTGCAGCGTTACCGTGACCTCGGCTATGACCGACTCAAATCGGTACTCTACGGCGGCTCGGAAGTGTTTAGCGCCGTCACCGCTGCCAGCTTTTCTTTGCTGGCCGTGCTGGTGCCGCTGAGCTTTATGCCGGGTATTCTGGGGCAATTTTTCCGGCAATTCGCTATCGGCCTGATCGCCGCGATTGCCCTGAGTTGGCTGGAATCGCTGCTGTTCCTGACCGTCCGGATGGCGTACACCAGTGATCCCGACCCGATTGGCTGGCCGCAGTTTGGCCGCTTGCTGGGAAGGTTTCCCGAAATTATCAAGTGGGGCTTTGCCCGCCGCACGCTGGTGAGCGCTTGGGGCATCCTCGGCTTGGTGGTGTTCGGCATCGGGCTGGCCGTGATCTCGCGTCAGGCCGGAACCGGGCCGATCATCTTCGCGGCGCTGCTGCTCTATCCACTCATCATCGGCGTCGTCCGCTACGTCCTGATGGTGTTGCTGGGCCTCCTCGAAGCTGTCACCACCACGCTGCACGGCATCGTCAACGGCGCAGTTATCCGCCTCGCCCGCGCTTATGCCCGCAGCGTGGCATGGGCCTTGCCGCGCAATTTGCTGGTCATCTTGCTGGCGGTGGCGTTCTTGCTGACCATCGCCATTCCGATTGGCAAGGTGGGCTTTGCCTTCGTGCCCAAGAGTGACGGCGGCATTCTGACGGCCAGCTTGACGCTGCCGGTGGGCACCAGTCTGGATCAAACCAACCGCGCCGCCCGCAAGATGGAAAGCTATTTGCTGGCTCAAAGTGAAGTCAAACTGGTTTCGACCAGCGTGGGCAGCGGCTCGCTTCAAGGCACCGGGGCCAACGGCAGCGCCGTCACCGTCACCCTCATCGACAAAAAGCTGCGCCCCGGCATCGACGATCTGGTGGCCAAGTACCAAGTCGGCATCAAAAAAGCGCTGGTGGGCGTGCCGGTGGGTACCCTCAGCGTGGCCGCTCAGCAAAACGGCCCCGGCGGCTCGTCGGACATCAGCTTGGCGCTCAGCGCTCCCAATCAAAATATTCTGGAAGCCAAAAACCGTGAGCTGATGCGTCAGCTCGGCCAAGACGGCAACCTCAGCAGCGCGACCAGCAGCCTGAGCGCCACCCGTCAGGAGCGTAACTTCGTGCCGAATCAGGCGCAGCTGGTCGGTTCCGGTCTGACCACTTCGGACTTGGCGCAGGCGCTGAGAAGCTACAACGACGGCAGCAAAGCCGGGAGCCTGCGCGACGGCGACAACAGCGTGGACATCGTGGTCAAGCTCGATCCCAGCTTGCTGCAAACCGAGCAGTCGCTGCTCTCGCAGACGGTGTATTCCTCGGCGCTGTCGGCCAACGTGCCTCTCTCCAGCCTCGGCAGCTTCCGGCTCCAGCAAGCGCCCGCGACGCTCAACCGCTTCAACAAGGCTTACACCGCCACCATCGACATCAACCTCAAAAAGGGCGGCCCCAACGCTTTTTCTTATCAGCAAACCATCGTGAGTAACGCCACCAAAGCGGGCATTCTCGGAAACGGCGTGGCGCTGGGCAACGCATCGAGCTTCGGCTCGGCGGGCTTGACCGGCAACTTGGTGGTCTACGGCCCCGCCGTGCTGGTGCTGGCCATCCTCATGACCTACTTGGTGCTGGGTAGCCAGTTCAACTCGTTCCGTTACCCGCTTTACTTGCTCCTGCCGGTGCCGCTGGCTATCGTCGGCGCGGTCTGGACTCTCTTTTTCTTCAAGACCTCGCTGGACGTGATTACCATTCTGGGCATGGTGATTTTGCTGGGCCTCGCCACCAAAAACTCGATTTTGTACCTCGAATTCGTGGTGGAGCGCATGAAGCACTTGCCCATCAAGGAAGCGCTGATCGAAGCCGCTGAACTGCGTTTCCGGCCCATCATCATGACCACCATCACCGTATTGGTCATCTCCATTCCGCTGATCTTCGGCGGCGGCGAGGGCGCGGAATTTCGGCGCGGCTTGGGCATCGTGATCATGGGCGGTGTGATTACCGGCACGCTGCTGACCTTCTATGTGGTGCCGAGCGTGTTTTACCGCTTCGAGCGCAACAGACAACAGCCGCGTGAAGTGCAGGCCGAAGTTCTGCCGAGCGGAATCGCGCCCGCGACGGACTGAGCAAAAATCTTCTTGACAGCCTCCACCTGATGAGGGATGGAGGCTTTTTATTGACTGCCTCTCAATTGCCTGAGCGCACTGGCAAAGGTTCGAAGACTTTCTTGCTGACGCCGCCGAAATCGAGTTCACCAATAACGTTCAAGCTGTTATAAACGCGGTTGCTGCGGGCACGCACATTCAGCGGCAAGGTAAAGACGAGCTTGCTGCCCTCTCGCCGGAACTTTACATTCTCGCTTCCAGTTTGCCAGCCGTCTGCGCCGCCGAGTTTGAGCTTGCCTGCCTGTCCACTTTCACGGTATTCCAGTTCGTAGTTGAAACGGGCCGAGGTTGGAAAATTTCCATTGGGTACAGTGTCGATCACCAGATCGCATAGGTGCGCCCGGCCCGCTATCAGGCCCGTCCGAACGACTCCGCTCTCGGCGTCCCGGCAAGTCGTGAAGTACCACTGGGTAAATTTGGGGGCCGCTACGCCCGAACTGGACGTCTGGGGCATAGACCGAGCCGGGACAGCGCTGGTCGCTCCTCCGCAGCCGCGCACGCCACTCCAGGCCGTGTTAAATCCGGCAGCAGGAAACAAATAAGTCAGGGCCTGACCGCCGCTGGGCCTGTTGATCCGCACCGCTAGGCGCTTGCCACTTTGCAGGCCGCGCACCAGTTGGCCGACGACCGGGCCATAAAAACCCAGACTGCGGGTCTTGAGATTGTCCCTTTCATCCACCACGCTCACCAAATCGCTGTTGCGCAGGGTGATGGCTGGATCATTGCCCAAGCGGATGGTTACAGCAGGCTTTAAACCCTGATCAAGCTGACCTTCGGTGATTAGGTCGTTTTTGCTCCGCAGCACAGCCCATACATCAGGCTCCCCCCGGTTGGAACACTGCACCGTTAAGCGCGTGTCACCGTACTGGTCGTACTGTTCGTCTATGGCTACCACACTGGTATTGACGTCGCTGATCGGGTCAAGCGAGTACGAGTAGACGGTGTTGGTGCCAGCCACGCGGGTTGCGGCTAGAGTACCGGAAGTCAGTAAAAGAGCAAGGAGAGCAAGAGGTTTCATCTTGCTCTTATTTTATGTCTGAGTTGCTTACACCTTTATTCGTGCCGCTATCCTGAAGACCTATTGCCTGAAGATTAAGCTCACTCGCCTCTGGGCCACTCGCTGACCGGCACGAACTCCACGCCCTCAGCCTCGGTGCCGGTGATGCGGTACTTGTCGTCAAAATACACGGCGATTTCGCCCCGGTCAAAATGCTCGCTACTGACAATGCCTTTTCGCAGCACGTAGCCTTTGCCTTCCTCGGCCACGCCGATATGGGCCGCTTTGGTAAAGCGCAGCGTTACGGTATCGCCGTGCCGCAAAGTTCGCAGCCGCACGTTATAGACGCCGCCGCCCAAGTCTTTCACGTTGGGATTGGCGGGTGGTTTCTTGGCAAAAAGATTAAACATGGTTGCTCCTGAGTGACCAGCAGTTTAACCCGTAGAGGCTCTACACTTCGCGCAGCAGCGCCGTCAGCAGACGCACGTGGTCGGGCCAGCGGTCTAGGCGGATATGTTCGTGGGCCGCGTGTGCGCCGTCGCCGGGTGCGCCGAGGCCGTCGAGAGTGGGCACAAACGGCGCGGTGAAATTGCCGTCGCTGCCGCCGCCGACCACTTCCTCAGTCAAATCGAAGCCGAGGCCAGCCGCCAACTGTTTGGCCTGAGCAAAAAGCTTCATCGTGGCGGGGCTGCGTTCGAACGGTGGGCGGTTGAGCCCTCCCGAGACCTTGATCTCCACGCGGCTGTCGCGCGGCGTCAGGGCCTGCATGGCCTGAGTGATCCGCTCGCCTTCTTCCAGCGTGCTGACCCGCAGATCAATTTCAAAGCGGGCTTGGGCCGGAATCACGTTGACTGCTCCGCCGCCCGACACCGCGCCCACGCTGACCGTCGTGCCTTTTTCCGGGTCGGCCAGTGCCTGCACCGCCAAGATCTGGTGCGCCGCTTCGCTGATGGCGCTGGCTCCTTCGCGGGGCTTGTTGCCCGCGTGGGCCGCTACGCCGCGCAGTTCCACCAGAAAGTGTCCAACGCCTTTTCGCCCCGATTTGAGGGCGTGGCTGTCGGCCACCGGCGGCTCTATGACCAACACCACGCGGGCACGCTGAGCGGCCTGCTCGATCACGGCGCGGCTGTGGTGGCTGCCGATTTCCTCGTCGGGCGTCAGCAGCACCTCGATGCCGCCCGCCGGATAATTGCCTTCCAAGCTCCTCAGCGCGTAAAACAAGCCCACGATGCCGCCTTTCATGTCGTAGCTGCCGGGGCCGTAGACCCGCACCCCCTCAACTCGGAACGGCATGTCGCTGAGGCTGCCTTGCGGCCAGACCGTATCGGCGTGGGCCAGCACCAAAACACGCTTTTGCTGTGCCGCGCCGGTGTCTTCTGAAGTCCCGAACAAAAACTGCCGTGTGCCGCCGGGCAGCGCGTGGGTGTGGGCCTGTAGGTCTTTGGCCCACTGCTCCACCGCGTCCTGTACGGTGCAGACGGCCAGCATATTGGAGGTGGGCGATTCGAGCTTGACCAACTGCTCCAAGTCGCGCAGCAAGGAGACGAGCGGCTCGGCTTGAAGGTCGGGGACTGAGGGCTGAGCAGAAGAGGTCATGCCGGTAGCTTATCCGGTTTGCGTTCAATCTGTTCTCAAAATGGTGGGGTTTCATTTCGGGAGCGCCTTTCTCGGCCGCTTTTGGGCTTTCTTGCCGGCTGGGTCAGCAGGTTTTTCTTGGCGGATTGACCGGAATTCTCGTCTATTTTGGAGGGGGGAGAGGACGGCGCAGCCACACAAATACAAATCAGCCAAGCGCCGTGCGCCGAAGACCTTCATCCGACCTGCACCTACAAATGAAGACAGATCCGTGTGCCTTTGACCGACCATTATTAGTTTAGAGATTAAGCAGAAGTCTCAGACTGCGCCGCACTTTCGGTGAGAAGCTCCGACAAACGTGAGAGAGCGCGGCTGTATTTCTTTGCGTACCCTCCGTGCCGGTAATTGGAATCGAAGAGTTGGTTTAAGCCGACGCCCGTAAAGGCGGCGCTGAGGCCGAGATCGTAGAGTTTATCGACAAAATGCACGAAGCGCAGGGCCACGTTTTGATCCGGCATCGGCACCAAGCCGCGCACGCCCACCGCGCTGACGCCCGAGAGCAGCTTGGCGAAGCGCGAGGGATGCACTTCGAGCAGTAGGTGGCTGAGGTCGCGGTGCAGCAGCACAGCCAGCGTGGCCTGATCTTGCCGCTGCGCCCACGTTCCGAACTCGGCGTCGCTCATGACTTGGGCGGGCGCTGCGCCGCGCTGCCGAAAATCGGGGCCGTCTAAACCGAGGTTTTCAAAGCGTGAGGCGATGCCTTTGATCTGGCGCTCGAAGTCGCGGGCATTGAAGCGGCCCTGACCGAGTGCGCCGGGTTCGGTGTTGCTGG from Deinococcus detaillensis includes these protein-coding regions:
- the zapE gene encoding cell division protein ZapE, with the protein product MLDLTARRPSLTPQQLSEGLAPSARFEGVRFENYQPNSAFASQARARDALAVFAAEAKQKPSGFRLFKRHKPEGRGLYLDGGFGVGKTHLLASTYHAASGKRALMSFQELMYLIGALGMTRAVETFKDHDLLLIDEFELDDPGNTHMANTFLGQLMPQGVSVVATSNTEPGALGQGRFNARDFERQIKGIASRFENLGLDGPDFRQRGAAPAQVMSDAEFGTWAQRQDQATLAVLLHRDLSHLLLEVHPSRFAKLLSGVSAVGVRGLVPMPDQNVALRFVHFVDKLYDLGLSAAFTGVGLNQLFDSNYRHGGYAKKYSRALSRLSELLTESAAQSETSA